A DNA window from Agarivorans sp. TSD2052 contains the following coding sequences:
- a CDS encoding EamA family transporter: protein MTLRETLSTVALTAIAPIVWGSTYLVTTELLPANSPLTAAMLRALPAGIVLVLLTRTLPRGHWWPRLLVLGFLNIGFFFYCLFFAATHLPGGMAALVMSIQPLLVMALSYFLLNSALSIKQMVAGLMGIAGIALLVVNNQAELSTQGILMGMLGAVTMAYGLVMTKRWGRPKGMTLLGFTGWQLLLGGLMLLPVAWSIEGLPSQLSLKSLAGYSYLSIMGSVLAYSLWFRGIEKLPTITVSFLGLLSSVSAVVLGYIVLGQSLTWLQLCGALSIFVSILLAASKANSTPPTGILKTQANAA from the coding sequence CGTGAAACCCTCAGCACAGTGGCACTTACCGCTATTGCACCCATTGTGTGGGGCAGTACTTATTTGGTCACCACAGAATTATTGCCGGCGAATAGCCCGCTAACCGCAGCCATGTTACGCGCACTGCCTGCTGGCATAGTGCTCGTGCTATTAACCCGAACACTGCCGCGTGGGCATTGGTGGCCTCGCCTATTGGTACTTGGTTTTCTAAATATTGGGTTCTTTTTTTACTGCTTGTTTTTTGCCGCCACACATCTACCCGGGGGGATGGCTGCGCTTGTTATGTCGATTCAACCGCTGCTAGTCATGGCCCTTAGCTACTTTTTGCTAAACAGTGCGTTAAGCATAAAGCAGATGGTGGCAGGCTTGATGGGCATAGCTGGTATCGCTTTGTTGGTAGTAAACAATCAAGCTGAATTGAGTACCCAAGGTATTTTAATGGGCATGTTAGGGGCCGTCACCATGGCTTATGGCCTAGTAATGACCAAGCGCTGGGGCCGACCAAAAGGAATGACCTTACTGGGTTTTACCGGTTGGCAACTGCTATTGGGCGGGTTAATGCTGCTACCTGTGGCATGGTCAATTGAGGGCTTACCTAGCCAACTAAGCCTTAAAAGCCTTGCTGGGTATAGCTACCTGAGTATCATGGGCTCGGTGCTCGCCTATTCGTTATGGTTTCGTGGTATTGAAAAGCTGCCGACAATTACAGTGTCATTTTTAGGGCTGTTAAGCAGTGTGTCGGCTGTGGTGCTTGGCTATATAGTGTTAGGACAATCACTCACCTGGCTGCAGCTGTGTGGCGCATTAAGCATTTTTGTTTCTATTTTGCTCGCAGCATCAAAAGCCAACAGCACACCGCCAACCGGCATCTTGAAAACTCAAGCAAACGCTGCATAA
- a CDS encoding NYN domain-containing protein: MKKIAIFADVQNIYYTCREAYAKQFNYRRLWQQLQHQGDIVAAYAYAIDRGDNQQLKFQSALKHIGFEVKLKPFIQRSDGSAKGDWDVGITIDVLEAAREVDIVVLLSGDGDFAILLDKITQDYSVEALVYGVPSLTAHALVNAASNFQAIEQDLLL, encoded by the coding sequence GTGAAAAAAATAGCCATATTCGCCGATGTGCAAAACATCTATTACACCTGCCGTGAAGCTTATGCCAAACAGTTTAACTATCGTCGTCTTTGGCAACAGTTGCAGCACCAAGGAGACATCGTTGCCGCCTATGCTTATGCTATTGATCGCGGCGATAATCAGCAGCTTAAATTTCAAAGCGCCCTAAAACACATTGGTTTTGAGGTGAAACTTAAGCCTTTTATACAACGCAGTGACGGCTCAGCGAAAGGTGATTGGGATGTGGGAATAACCATTGATGTACTAGAAGCTGCGCGCGAAGTAGATATTGTGGTGCTACTCTCCGGCGACGGTGACTTTGCGATTCTGCTTGATAAGATCACCCAAGACTACTCCGTTGAAGCCTTGGTTTACGGCGTACCGAGTTTAACCGCGCATGCTTTAGTTAATGCTGCCAGTAACTTTCAAGCTATTGAGCAAGACTTATTGCTGTAA
- the dbpA gene encoding ATP-dependent RNA helicase DbpA, whose amino-acid sequence MSQTDFSTLTLHADLLSNLETLGYSSMTPIQAQSLPEILAGKDVIAQGKTGSGKTAAFGLGLLNALDVKRFRIQSLVLCPTRELADQVAKEIRKLARGIHNIKVLTLCGGMPFGPQIGSLEHGAHIVVGTPGRVEEHLSKGTLKLDNIKNLILDEADRMLEMGFQSAIDAIIDLAPSDRQTLLFSATFPEQIESISKHIMRDPVRVEVASTHDNSSISQHFFKVDDNEQRMLALRLLLLEHRPTSSVVFCNTKREAQEVADELLQFGFSALALHGDLEQRDRDQTLLQFANNSASVLVATDVAARGLDIDSLDAVINYHIARDVEIHVHRIGRTGRAGSKGIACSLFSDKEHFKIALLEDYLERPIEDEDLPSMALLNKTPNQPLMATLQIDGGKKQKVRAGDILGALTGENGIAGSQVGKINLFDNRAYVAVEREVLKRARKKLEHGKMKGRSFRVRHLTL is encoded by the coding sequence TTGAGCCAAACCGATTTTTCTACTTTAACGCTACATGCGGATTTATTAAGTAATCTAGAGACCCTAGGTTATAGCTCAATGACGCCTATTCAAGCGCAAAGCCTGCCTGAGATTTTGGCCGGAAAAGATGTTATCGCACAGGGCAAAACTGGTTCGGGTAAAACCGCCGCTTTTGGCTTAGGTTTACTCAACGCTTTAGACGTTAAACGCTTCCGTATTCAAAGCTTAGTATTATGCCCAACTCGCGAGTTAGCCGACCAGGTGGCTAAAGAAATCCGTAAACTGGCTCGTGGCATTCACAACATTAAAGTACTAACGCTTTGTGGTGGCATGCCATTTGGCCCACAAATTGGCTCACTGGAGCATGGTGCGCACATTGTGGTCGGCACTCCTGGGCGCGTAGAAGAACACTTAAGCAAAGGCACTTTAAAGCTCGATAATATTAAAAACCTGATTCTAGATGAAGCCGACCGCATGTTAGAAATGGGCTTTCAAAGCGCCATTGATGCGATCATTGATTTGGCTCCAAGCGATCGTCAAACCTTATTGTTTAGCGCCACCTTCCCTGAACAAATTGAAAGCATCTCTAAACATATCATGCGAGATCCGGTGCGCGTTGAAGTCGCCAGCACCCATGATAACTCTTCGATATCTCAGCACTTTTTTAAAGTAGACGACAATGAACAGCGGATGCTAGCTTTGCGCTTACTGCTATTAGAACATCGCCCTACCTCTAGTGTAGTGTTTTGTAATACCAAGCGAGAAGCCCAAGAAGTGGCCGACGAATTGCTCCAGTTTGGCTTTAGTGCATTAGCGCTGCACGGTGATTTAGAGCAACGCGATCGTGACCAAACCCTGCTGCAATTTGCCAATAATAGCGCCTCGGTGTTAGTGGCCACTGACGTAGCTGCACGAGGTTTAGATATTGATTCGCTAGATGCAGTGATTAACTATCATATTGCGCGTGATGTTGAAATCCATGTGCACCGCATTGGCCGTACTGGTCGTGCCGGTAGTAAAGGCATAGCCTGTTCGTTATTTAGCGATAAGGAACACTTCAAAATTGCCTTGTTAGAAGATTATTTAGAGCGCCCTATCGAAGATGAAGACCTACCATCAATGGCCTTGCTAAATAAAACACCTAACCAACCATTAATGGCTACCTTGCAGATTGATGGCGGCAAAAAGCAAAAAGTAAGAGCTGGCGATATTTTAGGGGCTTTAACCGGTGAAAATGGTATTGCCGGCTCTCAGGTAGGTAAAATCAACCTATTCGATAACCGCGCTTATGTCGCGGTAGAGCGTGAAGTACTTAAGCGTGCACGTAAAAAACTAGAACACGGTAAAATGAAAGGCCGCTCGTTCCGCGTGAGGCACTTAACGCTATAA